A portion of the Meriones unguiculatus strain TT.TT164.6M chromosome 14, Bangor_MerUng_6.1, whole genome shotgun sequence genome contains these proteins:
- the LOC110544566 gene encoding olfactory receptor 51G2-like, translated as MLPVNITSSIYSTFLVTGIPGLEAVYIWISIPFCAMFLITMVGNMTIIVLIWQEQTLHVPMYLFLAMLAASDLGLSLFTFPTMLRIFLLDAREMTTSACFTQMFFIHTFQDLESAIILAMAFDRYVAISHPLHYHSILTNTVIARVGLAIVVRTLTVQVPLPILLRRLHFCHSNTLSHSYCLHPDIIKLSCSSTRINSIFGLFVVLSTMGLDFLLILLSYVLILKTVLGMASQSGRLKALNTCISHLCAVVLFFTPMICLSMLHRFGPRLPSHVYVTLANMHFLIPPVMNPIVYVVKTKQIRDKIQKLFIIKATEKAQVASVT; from the coding sequence ATGCTTCCTGTCAACATCACCAGCTCCATCTACTCCACCTTCCTGGTTACAGGAATTCCAGGGCTGGAGGCTGTGTACATCTGGATATCAATACCATTCTGTGCCATGTTTCTCATTACTATGGTGGGCAACATGACCATCATAGTTCTTATCTGGCAGGAGCAGACTCTTCATGTTCCTATGTATCTTTTTCTAGCCATGCTAGCTGCCTCAGAcctgggtctctctctctttaccttCCCCACTATGTTGAGGATCTTCTTGCTGGATGCTAGAGAGATGACCACCTCTGCTTGCTTCACCCAAATGTTCTTCATTCACACCTTCCAAGACCTTGAATCAGCTATCATTCTGGCAATGGCCTTCGACCGATATGTGGCCATTTCTCATCCACTTCACTATCACTCCATTCTCACAAACACTGTGATTGCCAGGGTAGGATTGGCTATTGTTGTGCGAACCTTAACTGTGCAGGTGCCTCTTCCCATTCTCTTGAGGAGACTTCACTTTTGTCACTCCAACACCCTTTCTCATTCCTACTGTTTGCATCCTGACATCATAAAGCTTTCCTGCTCCAGTACTAGAATCAACAGCATCTTTGGACTGTTTGTGGTGCTCTCTACCATGGGGCTTGActttctcctcatccttcttTCTTATGTACTGATCCTGAAAACAGTACTGGGCATGGCTTCCCAAAGTGGTCGCCTCAAGGCTCTCAACACCTGCATATCTCATCTTTGTGCTGTGGTCCTCTTCTTCACGCCCATGATCTGCCTATCCATGCTGCACCGCTTTGGCCCAAGACTTCCCTCACATGTCTATGTGACCTTGGCCAACATGCATTTCTTAATTCCCCCTGTAATGAACCCGATTGTCTATGTGGTAAAAACCAAGCAGATCAGAGACAAAATTCAGAAACTTTTCATTataaaagcaacagaaaaagcTCAGGTGGCATCTGTAACATAA